A single Octopus sinensis unplaced genomic scaffold, ASM634580v1 Contig13973, whole genome shotgun sequence DNA region contains:
- the LOC115229970 gene encoding zinc finger BED domain-containing protein 5-like — translation MFGHKYEQKIMKIPLSDNTVSRRICALSENIEKSVSFSIKETRFSLQLDEATDISGMAHLLAYIRFVYSGKITEQFLFCKPLLTTTRAIDMFTILNDYFNINNISFANCIGICTDGAPYMSGRINGLVSLVESKNNKIISSHCFLHREVLVVKTLPMNLKSVLDDIIRMINDIKSRPKKSRIFTTICDEMGSNFTNLLLHTEIRWLSRGKASTRVFEVKDEMYEFFKLEGHSEFVEKIQNPIWSLKLAYLSDILQILNEVNASMQGRSETILSSTDKLNSLKMKISFWRKRVLDGDYSMFPNTNG, via the coding sequence ATGTTTGGtcataaatatgaacaaaaaataatgaagatacCTTTGTCAGATAACACTGTTTCTCGTCGGATTTGTGCTTTGtcggaaaatattgaaaaaagtgTCTCATTTTCTATTAAAGAAACTCGATTTTCATTACAACTTGACGAAGCCACTGATATTTCGGGAATGGCACATTTGTTGGCATATATACGATTTGTTTATTCTGGGAAAATTACAGAACAATTCTTGTTTTGCAAGCCTCTTTTAACTACTACTCGAGCAATTGATATGTTCACGATATTAAACGATTAtttcaatatcaataatatttcatttgcCAATTGTATTGGTATATGTACAGATGGAGCCCCGTACATGTCTGGTCGTATTAATGGACTTGTTTCATTAGTTGAATctaaaaataataagataatatcATCACATTGTTTTTTGCATCGAGAAGTATTGGTTGTAAAAACATTACCTATGAATTTAAAATCTGTCTTGGATGATATTATCCGAATGATTAATGATATAAAAAGTCGACCCAAAAAATCTCGCATTTTTACTACTATTTGTGATGAAATGGGGTCAAACTTTACAAATTTGTTACTTCATACCGAAATTCGATGGCTATCAAGGGGTAAAGCATCAACGAGGGTTTTTGAAGTAAAGGACGAAATGTATGAGTTTTTTAAATTGGAGGGACATTctgaatttgttgaaaaaattcAGAATCCAATTTGGTCTTTAAAACTTGCGTATTTATCTGacattttacaaatattaaaCGAGGTTAATGCAAGTATGCAAGGACGTTCTGAGACTATTTTATCGTCGACGGACAaattaaattctttgaaaatgaaaatcagtTTTTGGAGAAAAAGGGTTTTAGATGGCGATTATAGTATGTTTCCTAATACAAATGgttag